Proteins encoded in a region of the Chthonomonadales bacterium genome:
- a CDS encoding ABC transporter permease subunit — MWRNPVFTKEVRTKMRSRQPRAVQATVVALVLLPIGLCYYYALDYLLWPGAGSQAGRDGWQAVCALQTILVWVLAPAAAANAFTQEREQRTWDLLATTLLTPAEIVFGKLAARLLPLAALLAVFVPYGIACAAAGGVTLSRLVGSYALLGLWAVFMTVVGLYASWRSRRTATAIAIGYVVLGVLAIGTALVETTMHIGRAFVGSTETALLWINPARVGAAAIDTYDSNRFAVLAFSSVVYAGTAALLLWRMARTPRRQAAP; from the coding sequence ATGTGGCGGAACCCCGTCTTCACGAAGGAAGTGCGGACCAAGATGCGCTCGCGCCAGCCCCGCGCGGTCCAGGCGACCGTCGTGGCGCTGGTCCTGCTCCCGATCGGGCTGTGCTACTACTACGCGCTGGACTACCTGCTCTGGCCGGGCGCCGGATCACAGGCGGGCCGCGACGGCTGGCAGGCCGTTTGCGCGCTTCAGACGATCCTGGTCTGGGTTCTCGCGCCTGCGGCGGCGGCCAACGCCTTCACACAAGAGCGCGAGCAGCGCACCTGGGACTTGCTTGCCACCACGCTGCTGACCCCCGCGGAGATCGTCTTTGGCAAGCTGGCCGCGCGCCTGCTGCCGCTTGCCGCGCTTCTGGCGGTCTTCGTGCCGTACGGCATCGCGTGCGCGGCGGCCGGCGGCGTCACGCTCTCGCGTCTGGTCGGCTCCTACGCCCTGCTCGGGCTGTGGGCGGTCTTTATGACGGTGGTTGGCCTCTACGCCTCGTGGCGGTCCCGGCGCACCGCGACCGCCATCGCCATCGGCTACGTCGTGCTCGGGGTCCTGGCGATCGGCACCGCGCTGGTGGAAACGACCATGCACATCGGCCGCGCCTTCGTGGGCAGCACCGAGACGGCGCTCCTCTGGATCAACCCGGCAAGGGTTGGCGCGGCCGCCATCGACACCTACGACTCGAACCGCTTCGCCGTGCTGGCGTTCAGTTCGGTCGTCTATGCCGGCACCGCCGCCCTGCTGCTCTGGCGCATGGCGCGCACGCCGCGCCGACAGGCCGCGCCGTGA
- a CDS encoding ABC transporter ATP-binding protein, translating to MSAVIQMRHLRKEYRGLVAIRDLSLDLQRGDVFGFIGPNGAGKTTTIKMLATLLAPTGGTAYVDGIDVVREPEAVRAVIGYMPDTFGVYDDFRVWEYLDFFAAAYRIPPARRPRAVDEVLELTDLRVKKQSYVESLSRGMKQRLCLARTLIHDPKVLLLDEPASGLDPRARIEFKELMRELRAMGKTIIVSSHILPELADFCNKIGVIEKGELLVAGDVGEIMRQVAGQHTLEVRVAPEDPVEVPTLAVRADGASAVARAAPAAAVEQAVATLRMIEEIGEVRATDGVIRAIYTGPRGGEWRVLHDLVARGVRVLAFGTEPTDLEDVFMRTTRNIVA from the coding sequence ATGAGCGCCGTCATCCAGATGCGCCATCTTCGTAAGGAATACCGGGGCCTGGTCGCGATTCGGGACCTGAGCCTCGACCTGCAACGGGGCGACGTGTTCGGCTTCATCGGCCCCAACGGCGCCGGGAAGACGACCACCATCAAGATGCTCGCGACGCTGCTGGCGCCCACGGGGGGCACCGCCTACGTCGACGGCATTGACGTGGTGCGCGAGCCCGAGGCCGTGCGCGCCGTGATCGGATACATGCCCGACACGTTCGGTGTCTACGATGACTTTCGCGTGTGGGAGTACCTGGACTTCTTCGCGGCGGCCTACCGAATCCCGCCCGCGCGCCGCCCGCGCGCCGTGGACGAGGTGCTCGAGCTTACCGACCTGCGAGTGAAGAAGCAGAGCTACGTCGAGTCGCTCTCACGCGGCATGAAGCAGCGACTCTGCCTGGCCAGGACCCTGATCCACGATCCGAAGGTGCTGCTTCTGGACGAGCCGGCCTCCGGACTGGACCCGCGCGCCCGGATCGAGTTCAAGGAGTTGATGCGCGAGTTGCGCGCGATGGGCAAGACGATCATCGTGTCGTCGCACATACTGCCCGAACTGGCCGACTTCTGCAACAAGATCGGCGTCATCGAGAAGGGCGAGCTCCTCGTGGCGGGCGACGTCGGCGAGATCATGCGCCAGGTGGCCGGCCAGCACACCCTCGAGGTGCGCGTAGCGCCCGAGGATCCGGTCGAGGTCCCCACGCTCGCCGTGCGCGCCGACGGTGCAAGCGCCGTCGCGAGGGCGGCGCCCGCCGCGGCAGTCGAGCAAGCCGTCGCCACGCTGCGGATGATCGAGGAGATCGGCGAGGTGCGCGCCACGGACGGGGTCATCCGCGCGATCTACACCGGCCCGCGCGGCGGCGAGTGGCGCGTGCTCCACGACCTGGTCGCGCGCGGCGTGCGCGTGCTGGCCTTCGGCACCGAACCGACCGACCTGGAGGACGTGTTCATGCGTACAACGCGCAACATCGTCGCGTGA